One Gymnogyps californianus isolate 813 chromosome 11, ASM1813914v2, whole genome shotgun sequence genomic window carries:
- the MEX3B gene encoding RNA-binding protein MEX3B has protein sequence MPSSLFADMERNGSGGGGGGGGGGGGGGETLDDQRALQIALDQLSLLGLDNDETGSIYDSEPRKKSVNMTECVPVPSSEHVAEIVGRQGCKIKALRAKTNTYIKTPVRGEEPLFVVTGRKEDVAMARREIISAAEHFSMIRASRNKNTALNGTVPGPPNLPGQTTIQVRVPYRVVGLVVGPKGATIKRIQQQTHTYIVTPSRDKEPVFEVTGMPENVDRAREEIEAHIAMRTGGIIELTDENDFHANGTDVGFELNGTGSLWSKPTPPSITPTPGRKPFCNYRNDSSSSLGSASTDSYFGGGTGGGGGARLADYSPPSPALSFTHNGNNNNNSANGYVYGGGGGGGGGGGGDVLSSPDCCSDLPFDSPPGFDLAPAPPPGAALIWPQFERGPAAPPSPAPAAAAAATAAFPGAAPANANLALLVSGPRRGGGAPPPARLSPPLHGSAAGPEHPLARRVRSDPGGRLLAASYPLYANGLGAHLPGLPSDSSASSSSSSSSSSSSSCSSSGVRRKGSRDCSVCFESEVIAALVPCGHNLFCMECANRICEKTEPQCPVCHSAVTQAIRIFS, from the exons ATGCCCAGCTCGCTTTTTGCAGACATGGAGAGGAacgggagcggcggcggcggcggcggcggcggtggtggtggtggagggggAGAGACCCTGGATGACCAAAGAGCCCTTCAGATCGCCCTGGATCAGCTCTCCCTGCTGGGGCTGGACAACGACGAGACGGGCTCCATTTACGACAGCGAGCCTCGGAAAAAGAGCGTGAACATGACTGAATGCGTCCCGGTGCCCAGCTCGGAGCATGTCGCTGAGATAGTGGGGAGACAAG GTTGTAAAATCAAAGCTCTGCGGGCAAAGACCAACACCTACATCAAGACCCCAGTTCGCGGGGAGGAGCCGCTCTTTGTTGTGACgggcagaaaggaagatgtggCCATGGCCCGCAGGGAGATCATCTCGGCAGCCGAGCACTTCTCCATGATCCGAGCCTCGCGGAACAAGAACACGGCCCTGAACGGCACCGTTCCCGGCCCCCCGAACCTGCCCGGCCAAACCACCATCCAGGTGCGGGTGCCTTATCGCGTGGTGGGCTTGGTCGTGGGGCCCAAGGGGGCCACCATCAAGCGCATCCAGCAGCAGACGCACACCTACATCGTGACCCCGAGCCGGGACAAGGAGCCGGTCTTCGAGGTGACAGGCATGCCCGAGAACGTGGACCGGGCCCGGGAGGAGATCGAGGCGCACATCGCCATGCGCACCGGCGGCATCATCGAGCTGACGGATGAGAACGACTTCCACGCCAACGGCACGGATGTGGGCTTCGAGCTGAACGGCACGGGCAGCCTGTGGAGCAAGCCCACCCCGCCCAGCATCACGCCCACCCCGGGCCGCAAGCCCTTCTGCAACTACCGCAACGACAGCTCCAGCTCGCTGGGCAGCGCCTCCACCGACTCCTACTTCGGGGGCGGCacgggggggggcggcggcgcccgccTGGCGGACTACAGCCCCCCGAGCCCGGCGCTGAGCTTCACCCACAAcggcaacaacaacaacaacagcgCCAACGGCTACGTGTacggcgggggcggcggcggcggcggcggcggcggcggcgacgtCCTCTCCTCCCCGGACTGCTGCTCCGATCTGCCCTTCGACTCGCCGCCCGGCTTCGACCtggcccccgccccgccgccgggggccGCCCTCATCTGGCCGCAGTTCgagcgcggccccgccgcgcccccctcgcccgcgcccgccgccgccgccgccgccaccgccgccttCCCGGGCGCCGCGCCCGCCAATGCCAACCTGGCGCTGCTGGTGAGCGgcccccggcggggcggcggcgccccgcccccggcgcggCTCTCCCCGCCCCTGCACGGCAGCGCGGCGGGGCCCGAGCACCCGCTGGCGCGGCGGGTGCGCAGCGACCCGGGCGGGCGGCTGCTGGCCGCCTCCTACCCGCTGTACGCCAACGGGCTGGGCGCCCACCTGCCGGGGCTGCCCTCCGACTCGTcggcctcctcctcctcctcgtccaGCTCCTcgtccagctcctcctgctcgTCGTCCGGCGTGCGGCGGAAGGGCAGCCGCGACTGCTCGGTGTGCTTCGAGAGCGAGGTGATCGCGGCGCTGGTGCCCTGCGGCCACAACCTCTTCTGCATGGAGTGCGCCAACCGCATCTGCGAGAAGACGGAGCCGCAGTGCCCCGTCTGCCACAGCGCCGTCACCCAGGCCATCCGCATCTTCTCCTga